In one window of Tellurirhabdus rosea DNA:
- a CDS encoding S8 family peptidase, with translation MKKRYILALLAASLYGCQNDLKVPETVSQSAQNPADIDAMIWKKLKETGEFRWDMASEQTVWSALQNSDQVMSVGYKPASADADLRAVIHTINVQEGDWKTAREALIDLIFSEERKTNPALKREDLLVFTEQTLPVVNVRVKNLTTVQALRRSPLVRYAEPMGYEPALSDKKARVASSSGCGSNIADIPLAEGADYTTVSPGSKSSWNHPFHGIRDGWTRTSGAGMKLMIIDTGLSYDQDNLSGNFNQGASTGRTVERLVTMPKAWWWSPDETPRDGCGHGTAMAGVAVGPRGTDGAAIGVAYNASLVSVRAVADVLIDESREVKGVSDAYILAGNRSDIRITSSSLGRVTSSSQIADAIRYAFNRGKLMFCAGGTSFGWSAGWWGVTFPASMSEVQAVTGVQDNLNSACDACHKGSQIDFVVVMEKAGNDRHPITLAMSGDAPSTVGGSSVATATTAGMATLVWGQNPGLTREQVVSKLAAASNYFPNRHPDFGWGRINVNAATQLQ, from the coding sequence ATGAAAAAACGCTACATCCTTGCCTTGCTGGCAGCGTCCCTCTATGGCTGTCAGAATGATTTAAAAGTCCCCGAAACCGTTTCCCAATCCGCTCAGAATCCGGCCGATATCGACGCGATGATCTGGAAAAAGCTGAAGGAAACCGGTGAGTTCCGCTGGGACATGGCCTCGGAACAGACCGTCTGGAGCGCCCTCCAAAACTCCGATCAGGTGATGTCCGTGGGCTACAAACCCGCCTCGGCCGATGCCGACCTGCGCGCCGTCATTCACACGATCAACGTTCAGGAAGGCGACTGGAAAACGGCCCGGGAAGCCCTGATTGACCTCATTTTCAGCGAGGAGCGGAAAACGAATCCGGCCCTGAAACGGGAAGACCTGCTGGTCTTTACGGAACAGACCCTGCCCGTTGTCAACGTCCGCGTTAAAAACCTGACCACCGTTCAGGCGCTGCGCCGCTCTCCGCTCGTGCGCTATGCCGAACCGATGGGCTACGAACCGGCCCTGTCCGACAAAAAAGCCCGCGTTGCCTCCAGCAGCGGCTGCGGTTCCAACATCGCGGACATTCCGCTGGCGGAAGGAGCCGATTACACCACGGTATCGCCGGGGTCCAAATCCTCCTGGAACCACCCCTTCCACGGCATCCGGGACGGCTGGACCCGGACTTCGGGCGCGGGCATGAAACTGATGATTATCGACACCGGCCTCAGCTACGACCAGGATAATCTGTCCGGTAATTTCAACCAGGGCGCTTCGACCGGCCGGACCGTCGAACGGCTGGTCACGATGCCGAAAGCCTGGTGGTGGTCGCCGGACGAAACGCCCCGCGACGGCTGCGGCCACGGAACGGCAATGGCCGGGGTCGCCGTGGGGCCGCGCGGTACGGACGGAGCGGCCATCGGTGTGGCCTACAACGCCAGTCTGGTTTCGGTCCGGGCGGTGGCCGATGTGCTCATCGACGAATCGCGGGAGGTTAAGGGCGTTTCGGACGCCTACATTCTGGCGGGCAACCGCAGCGACATCCGGATCACCAGCAGTTCGCTGGGACGGGTCACGAGCAGTTCGCAGATCGCGGATGCCATCCGGTATGCCTTCAACCGGGGCAAACTGATGTTCTGCGCGGGCGGCACCTCCTTCGGCTGGTCGGCGGGCTGGTGGGGCGTCACGTTCCCGGCCAGCATGAGCGAAGTGCAGGCGGTAACGGGCGTTCAGGACAATCTGAACAGCGCCTGCGACGCCTGCCACAAGGGCAGCCAGATCGATTTTGTGGTGGTGATGGAAAAAGCCGGCAATGACCGTCACCCGATTACACTGGCCATGAGCGGCGACGCGCCCTCGACGGTCGGCGGTTCCTCGGTCGCCACGGCCACGACGGCGGGAATGGCGACGCTGGTGTGGGGTCAGAATCCGGGCCTCACGCGTGAGCAGGTCGTCAGCAAACTGGCGGCGGCTTCCAACTATTTCCCGAACCGGCACCCGGATTTCGGCTGGGGACGCATCAACGTGAACGCCGCGACGCAGTTGCAGTAG
- a CDS encoding globin family protein, with protein sequence MTAEELTTVKQTWRLLRQTNPTLLGDLFFARLQVENPALSKRYGGFSGTHYEEAIRMVSTIVARLERLDTLSSYWPVIARYFDLYGIRPLYYDSCCNALLWAIRQGLGRDWTPGVEQAWRAYCRLVCDCLADA encoded by the coding sequence ATGACAGCTGAAGAACTAACTACGGTAAAACAAACGTGGCGACTGCTCCGGCAGACGAACCCAACCCTGCTGGGTGACCTGTTTTTTGCCCGTTTGCAGGTCGAAAACCCTGCGCTGAGTAAACGGTACGGCGGTTTTTCAGGCACGCACTACGAAGAAGCGATCCGGATGGTGAGCACCATCGTGGCGCGGCTCGAACGGCTGGATACCCTGAGTTCCTACTGGCCGGTCATTGCCCGCTACTTCGATCTGTACGGAATTCGGCCGCTGTACTACGACTCATGCTGCAATGCGCTGCTCTGGGCCATCCGCCAGGGACTGGGCCGCGACTGGACGCCGGGGGTGGAACAGGCGTGGCGGGCCTACTGCCGCCTTGTCTGCGACTGCCTTGCCGACGCCTGA